A genomic window from Thiomonas arsenitoxydans includes:
- a CDS encoding DUF748 domain-containing protein, protein MSATASSVWRRLRRVLLSLPVLIVAGLFVFYVAFGYLAVGPLAEHYIPKLAQSQLDSRATVGKVAFDPLHLNLTVDQLQLSTPQGAPLAGFGKLFVDFAPVSLFRWAWTFRQIRIDQPQVNVAIAQGGAMNWGALVRALQRGPKPAKPSDTLPRVVIEQLQIAGGTLRYADANRPHPYATQLTPLNVQINDLSTLPKARGQYAISLVLPEQKATLRWKGYVGVNPLVSGGQAELTELDLAAAARAVPNLSSTLQITSGTASIHAAYSAVQGQQGWLWAINDLGAQIQTLAARAGAAAVQWQNLKLDRAKIDGAKRTVSMQSLSLDGLSAASGRDQLQFHTAQLQGAQLDWGRQHAGFGPLRVQDISGQIGQAALQAGSLQTQPGTVDLAQRTLQLPQITLQNSQLRAEAAQATPWLSLPLLQVDAMQADLAQRRVQLGAIQLDAARVQLKRLASGQIDLLQALGASKASKPTRLPASVPTSVSASAAQPAVQPVSAWTLEVQRVATRVQALDYTDQSFKAPLQLQLSDLKMNSAAKVVLPAGSPAQVQAKDLQLQLGAMQLDSARQALARWKSLQLGTSEISLPASGVAHIRAGALQVDGFNTEVTLAQNGLNWAQAFVPASATPASAAPPPAKPAAQNPAAKLPDLQLKSLALRDFSAQVEDRQTSAPLRLDVVQGQASARNLSLDLRKPVALQVRFALKQGGQFSARGQVAPQPLAGTLQVQLQQLALTPYGSLLAPYVRLLLTSGTASADGTVKLGKGQGSVPEVSYDGRAQIDNLALVEPEGRTPFLGWRKLAATGLGVDSAPLSVSINALQAVEPYGRIVINPDRTLNVQAILLTRKPAQSPPPAAAGHSANKPLPLALRIDRTAIENADVDFTDQSIKPDFRVRMQKLSGVINGLSDAPDSSAQIELDGQVNDYGSAKVRGQLQPFRATQNTDVTLDFRNLNMASVSPYSGKFAGRTIESGRLDAKLQYKIVKAQMQGKNQFTITRLKLGPHVDSPGAMNLPLDLAIAVLENSDGVIDIDLPVHGDLNNPKFSYGGIIWQAIVNVLTKIVTAPFRALGALFGGGGEQTPQNVAFAPGSAVLAPPEREKLLHIAEALRKRPRLQLQVPPTLDVARDTAALQQAAVRRQVLLKLGVTVPPDVSPGPLDLGNARTRNAITALYLDQHPTSALDALKKSLPKTDQPEQALLHAMLAQLAKAVVIPQSALDALAQARAKAVVTALTTGPKALPAMRVQAGTAIKAAEETAGKMAGNGDEKDQEKDVVLTLGLASGQATASAPAGVPTAAPTTSPTTAPQAPAAVSAASAAAAQGK, encoded by the coding sequence ATGTCTGCCACTGCTTCGTCCGTCTGGAGGCGACTGCGCCGCGTGCTGCTCAGCCTGCCGGTGCTCATTGTGGCGGGCCTGTTCGTGTTTTACGTGGCTTTTGGCTACCTTGCGGTCGGGCCGCTGGCCGAGCATTACATCCCCAAGCTGGCGCAGTCGCAGCTCGACAGCCGGGCCACGGTGGGCAAGGTGGCGTTCGACCCCCTGCACCTGAATCTCACGGTGGACCAGCTGCAACTGAGCACGCCGCAAGGGGCGCCGCTGGCGGGGTTTGGCAAGCTGTTCGTCGATTTTGCCCCGGTCAGCCTGTTTCGCTGGGCGTGGACGTTTCGTCAAATCCGCATCGATCAGCCGCAGGTGAATGTGGCCATTGCCCAAGGCGGTGCGATGAACTGGGGCGCTCTGGTGCGCGCCCTGCAGCGCGGCCCCAAACCGGCCAAACCTTCCGACACCCTCCCGCGCGTGGTGATCGAGCAGTTGCAGATCGCAGGCGGCACGCTGCGCTACGCCGATGCCAACCGCCCCCATCCCTATGCCACGCAGTTGACGCCTTTGAACGTGCAGATCAACGATCTGTCCACTCTGCCCAAGGCGCGCGGGCAATACGCCATCAGTCTGGTGCTGCCCGAGCAGAAGGCCACGCTGCGCTGGAAGGGCTATGTGGGCGTCAATCCGCTGGTGTCCGGCGGGCAGGCGGAACTCACCGAGCTCGACCTGGCGGCGGCGGCGCGGGCCGTGCCGAATCTATCGAGCACCTTGCAGATCACCTCGGGCACAGCGTCGATTCATGCGGCCTACAGCGCGGTGCAGGGGCAGCAAGGCTGGCTGTGGGCGATCAATGACCTCGGCGCGCAAATTCAGACCTTGGCCGCGCGGGCGGGCGCCGCCGCCGTGCAGTGGCAAAACCTGAAACTGGATCGGGCAAAAATCGACGGCGCCAAACGCACCGTGTCGATGCAGTCTTTGTCGCTGGACGGATTGAGCGCCGCCTCAGGCCGCGATCAGCTGCAGTTCCACACCGCGCAACTGCAAGGTGCACAGCTCGACTGGGGTCGGCAACACGCAGGTTTCGGGCCGCTGCGAGTGCAAGACATCAGCGGGCAGATCGGCCAGGCCGCACTGCAGGCGGGTAGCCTGCAGACGCAGCCGGGCACGGTCGATCTGGCCCAGCGCACCCTGCAACTGCCGCAAATCACCCTGCAGAACAGCCAGTTGCGCGCAGAGGCTGCGCAGGCAACTCCCTGGCTGTCGCTGCCCTTGCTTCAGGTCGATGCAATGCAGGCCGATTTGGCACAGCGCCGCGTGCAACTCGGCGCCATTCAGCTCGACGCGGCCCGAGTTCAGCTCAAGCGTCTGGCGAGCGGGCAGATCGATCTGCTGCAGGCCTTAGGCGCCTCCAAGGCGTCGAAGCCGACCCGCCTGCCCGCCTCAGTGCCCACTTCAGTGTCGGCATCAGCCGCTCAGCCCGCTGTTCAGCCCGTCTCCGCCTGGACTCTGGAAGTGCAGCGCGTCGCCACCCGGGTGCAGGCGCTGGATTACACCGACCAGAGCTTCAAGGCGCCGCTGCAACTGCAGCTCAGCGACCTCAAGATGAACTCCGCGGCCAAGGTGGTGCTGCCTGCGGGCAGCCCGGCGCAGGTTCAGGCCAAAGACCTGCAACTGCAACTCGGCGCGATGCAGCTCGACAGCGCCCGCCAAGCGCTGGCGCGGTGGAAAAGCCTGCAACTCGGCACCAGCGAAATCAGTCTGCCCGCGTCCGGCGTGGCCCATATTCGCGCCGGGGCCCTGCAAGTGGACGGCTTCAATACCGAGGTGACTCTGGCGCAGAACGGCCTGAACTGGGCGCAGGCCTTTGTGCCCGCGTCCGCTACTCCCGCCTCCGCAGCGCCTCCACCCGCCAAGCCTGCCGCACAAAACCCGGCTGCCAAGCTGCCCGATCTGCAACTCAAAAGCCTTGCTCTGCGCGACTTCTCGGCTCAGGTCGAAGATCGCCAGACTTCCGCGCCCCTCCGTCTGGATGTGGTGCAGGGTCAGGCCAGCGCCCGCAACCTCAGTCTGGATTTGCGCAAACCCGTAGCGCTGCAAGTGCGCTTCGCGCTCAAGCAGGGCGGGCAGTTCAGCGCCCGCGGTCAAGTGGCCCCGCAGCCGCTGGCCGGCACGCTGCAGGTGCAACTTCAGCAGCTTGCGCTCACCCCCTACGGCAGTCTGCTGGCGCCTTATGTGCGGCTGCTGCTTACCAGCGGAACCGCCTCGGCCGACGGCACGGTGAAGCTGGGCAAGGGCCAGGGCAGCGTGCCGGAGGTGAGCTATGACGGCCGTGCGCAGATCGACAACCTCGCGCTGGTCGAGCCCGAAGGGCGCACGCCGTTTCTGGGCTGGCGCAAGCTGGCGGCCACCGGGCTGGGCGTCGATAGCGCGCCGCTGTCGGTCAGCATCAACGCGCTACAAGCGGTGGAGCCCTATGGGCGCATCGTCATCAACCCCGACCGTACGCTCAATGTGCAGGCCATCCTGCTCACGCGCAAACCCGCCCAGAGCCCGCCGCCTGCCGCTGCCGGCCATAGTGCAAACAAGCCCTTGCCGCTGGCGCTGCGCATCGACCGCACCGCCATCGAAAATGCCGATGTCGACTTCACCGATCAGTCCATCAAGCCCGACTTCCGGGTGCGCATGCAAAAGCTCTCCGGGGTGATCAACGGTCTGTCAGACGCGCCCGACAGCAGCGCCCAGATCGAACTCGACGGTCAGGTCAACGACTACGGCTCGGCCAAGGTGCGGGGGCAGTTGCAGCCCTTCCGCGCCACCCAGAACACCGACGTCACGCTGGATTTCCGCAACCTGAACATGGCCTCGGTTTCGCCCTACTCGGGCAAATTTGCCGGGCGCACCATCGAATCGGGGCGGCTCGATGCCAAGCTGCAGTACAAGATCGTCAAGGCGCAGATGCAGGGCAAAAACCAGTTCACCATCACCCGGCTCAAGCTGGGCCCGCATGTCGACAGCCCCGGCGCGATGAACCTGCCGCTCGATCTGGCCATCGCCGTGCTGGAAAACAGCGACGGCGTGATCGACATCGACCTGCCGGTGCATGGCGACCTGAACAACCCCAAGTTCAGCTACGGCGGCATCATCTGGCAGGCCATTGTCAACGTGCTGACCAAGATCGTCACCGCGCCGTTCCGCGCGCTGGGCGCACTGTTCGGCGGCGGGGGCGAGCAAACGCCGCAGAACGTGGCTTTCGCCCCCGGCAGCGCAGTGCTGGCGCCGCCCGAGCGTGAAAAGCTGCTGCATATCGCCGAGGCGCTGCGCAAGCGGCCGCGGCTGCAATTGCAGGTGCCGCCCACGCTCGATGTCGCGCGCGATACCGCCGCGCTGCAGCAGGCCGCGGTGCGCCGTCAGGTGCTGCTCAAGCTGGGCGTGACCGTGCCGCCCGATGTCAGCCCGGGCCCGCTCGATCTGGGCAATGCCCGCACCCGCAATGCCATCACCGCGCTCTACCTCGACCAGCACCCGACCAGCGCGCTCGATGCGCTGAAAAAATCGCTGCCCAAAACCGATCAGCCGGAGCAGGCTTTGCTGCACGCCATGCTGGCGCAGTTGGCCAAGGCGGTAGTGATTCCCCAGTCGGCTCTCGACGCGCTGGCGCAGGCGCGGGCCAAGGCCGTTGTCACGGCGCTGACCACCGGCCCCAAGGCCTTGCCTGCGATGCGGGTGCAGGCGGGGACTGCGATCAAGGCCGCAGAAGAGACGGCGGGCAAGATGGCGGGCAACGGCGACGAGAAAGACCAGGAAAAGGACGTGGTGCTCACGCTCGGTCTGGCTTCAGGTCAGGCGACTGCAAGCGCACCAGCCGGAGTGCCGACCGCTGCGCCGACCACATCGCCAACAACGGCACCACAAGCGCCCGCTGCTGTGTCTGCTGCTTCTGCCGCGGCCGCTCAGGGCAAGTAA
- a CDS encoding DUF2235 domain-containing protein: protein MKRIALFADGTWSKPDQNDGNAPTPTNVVKLSVAVAPQDSHGIDQVVFYQKGLGEQGGLWDKITGGAFGLGISANIRELYLFLVQNYHPGDQIFLFGYSRGAYTVRSVGGLIRNCGILRPQHVGRVGEAYALYRDRSPDSHPNAPQSVAFREAYAWPDAPIELIGVWDTVGALGIPVTPLRFWTKPLYEFHDVALSSHVRYGYQALALDERRKPFVPTLWQKQSHATDQVVEQAWFPGVHGDVGGGQTLTGLSDGALLWMADRAQRCGLVLDPALLPPHGDPAAQMGDTLTLFYRLLGQRERQPGQANPAGHEGVHTSTLSRHSTLPDYRPPALERFLAMRPVTYLP from the coding sequence ATGAAACGCATCGCCCTGTTCGCCGACGGCACCTGGAGCAAGCCCGACCAGAACGACGGTAACGCGCCCACGCCGACCAATGTGGTCAAGCTCTCGGTCGCCGTCGCGCCGCAAGACAGTCATGGCATCGATCAGGTGGTGTTCTACCAAAAAGGTCTGGGCGAACAGGGCGGCCTGTGGGACAAAATCACCGGGGGCGCGTTTGGCCTGGGGATCTCGGCCAATATCCGCGAGCTTTACCTGTTTCTGGTGCAGAACTATCACCCGGGCGACCAGATCTTTCTATTCGGTTACAGCCGCGGCGCGTACACGGTGCGCAGCGTGGGCGGGCTGATTCGCAATTGCGGCATCCTGCGTCCGCAGCATGTCGGCCGCGTGGGCGAGGCCTACGCGCTCTACCGCGACCGTTCGCCCGACAGCCACCCCAACGCGCCGCAATCCGTCGCCTTTCGCGAGGCCTACGCCTGGCCGGACGCGCCCATCGAACTCATCGGCGTCTGGGATACGGTGGGCGCCCTGGGCATACCCGTCACCCCGCTGCGCTTCTGGACCAAACCTCTGTACGAGTTTCACGACGTGGCGCTGAGCAGCCATGTGCGCTACGGCTATCAGGCACTGGCGCTGGACGAGCGCCGCAAGCCTTTCGTGCCGACGCTTTGGCAGAAGCAAAGCCACGCCACCGATCAGGTGGTGGAGCAGGCCTGGTTTCCGGGCGTGCATGGCGATGTGGGCGGAGGGCAAACGCTCACCGGCCTTTCTGACGGTGCGCTGCTATGGATGGCCGACCGGGCGCAACGCTGCGGTCTGGTGCTCGACCCGGCCCTGCTTCCCCCGCATGGCGACCCCGCCGCGCAAATGGGCGACACCCTGACGCTGTTCTACCGCCTGCTGGGCCAGCGCGAACGCCAGCCGGGACAGGCCAACCCCGCGGGTCACGAGGGCGTGCATACCTCCACCCTCAGCCGACACTCCACCCTGCCCGACTATCGCCCCCCCGCGCTGGAGCGTTTTCTCGCCATGCGGCCAGTGACTTACTTGCCCTGA
- a CDS encoding nitroreductase: MTHRLPIASAEQTPPAPETQSAVDGAITSRRSIRRFLPTPVPRTTLEAILQVAARAPSGTNTQPWQVHVLTGAALARLSARILAAYDDPAQAAQHTEEYAYYPREWRSPYIDRRRKVGWDLYGLLGIAKGDKPAMHAQHGRNFRFFDAPVGLIFTIDRVMEQGSWLDYGMFLQNIMVAARGRGLDTCPQAAFTQFHRLIEDELKLDASTQQVVCGMSLGWADPAAIENTLVTERAPVAEFTRFHDA, translated from the coding sequence ATGACCCATCGCCTTCCCATCGCCTCGGCAGAACAAACGCCCCCCGCACCAGAGACGCAGTCCGCAGTGGATGGCGCGATTACTTCGCGCCGTTCCATCCGCCGCTTTCTGCCCACGCCGGTGCCGCGCACCACGCTCGAGGCCATCCTGCAAGTGGCCGCGCGCGCGCCGTCGGGCACCAACACCCAGCCCTGGCAGGTGCATGTGCTCACGGGCGCGGCGCTCGCGCGGCTGTCCGCTCGCATCCTGGCGGCGTATGACGATCCGGCACAGGCCGCGCAGCACACCGAGGAATACGCCTACTATCCGCGCGAATGGCGTTCGCCCTACATCGACCGCCGCCGCAAGGTCGGCTGGGACTTGTACGGTCTGCTGGGCATCGCCAAGGGCGACAAGCCCGCCATGCACGCCCAGCATGGTCGCAACTTCCGGTTTTTCGACGCGCCGGTCGGACTGATTTTCACCATCGACCGGGTGATGGAGCAGGGCAGCTGGCTCGACTACGGCATGTTTTTGCAGAACATCATGGTGGCGGCGCGCGGTCGTGGCCTCGACACCTGCCCGCAGGCCGCGTTCACCCAGTTTCACCGCCTCATCGAAGACGAATTGAAGCTCGACGCCTCAACGCAGCAAGTCGTCTGCGGCATGTCGCTGGGCTGGGCCGATCCTGCGGCCATCGAAAACACCCTGGTCACCGAGCGCGCGCCGGTGGCTGAATTCACCCGGTTCCACGACGCATGA
- a CDS encoding DnaJ family domain-containing protein — MNALAFIGETRIAQAVQEGKLDNLPGAGRPLDLTVRDGALEAQARLGLQLLDRARRVRTDAAQDQRERAVLRLLWAKALSRQRRNSSNP, encoded by the coding sequence ATGAACGCGCTGGCCTTCATCGGCGAAACCCGCATTGCCCAAGCCGTGCAGGAGGGCAAGCTCGACAACCTGCCCGGCGCCGGACGCCCGCTCGATCTCACCGTGCGCGACGGCGCGCTCGAAGCCCAGGCGCGCCTCGGACTCCAACTGCTCGACCGGGCGCGCCGCGTGCGCACCGATGCCGCGCAAGACCAGCGCGAACGCGCCGTGCTGCGCCTGCTTTGGGCCAAGGCGCTGTCACGCCAGCGCCGCAACTCGTCCAACCCATGA